In Mesoplasma florum L1, the DNA window TCCAAATTTACTAATTTTTTTCTCAAGTGGAGTTTCAGTTTCTTCGTTTTTATCAATAGCTTCTGAAATTTTCCCTATTTCTGTGTTTAAACCAGTTCCAATAACAATACCAACAGCTCTACCAGCTGTAGTAAATGTTGACATGAATGCTATATTAGTTTTTTCTGCTAATATAGTTGTCTCTTTTATTGCTTTGTGTGTTTTTTCAACAGGAACTGATTCACCAGTTAAAATTGCTTCATCAATCATGAAATCAGCTGATTGTACAATTCTTAATTCAGCAGGTACATATTTACCAGCTTCAAGAATTACAATATCACCAACTACAAGATCAGATGCATCTATTTCTTTTTGATTATGATCTCTTAAAACTACAGCTTTTGGTTTAGAAAGTGATTTAAGTGCGTCAACACTCTTTCTAGCTTTAACTGTTTGAACTGTCTCTAAAACAGCATCAACAATAACAATAAGCATAATAACAACAAAGTCTATAAATTCATGAAAACCTATTTTTTCACCAGGAGATGAAATTAATGGAGCTACAACTGATATAACAGCAGCAAACATTAATATTAATTGTAATGGTTCAACAAAGGCATGCAAGAATGTAACTCATCAAGGAGTAACCTTTGCAGTTGGTAATTCATTTTTACCATTCTCTATAAGTCTTTTTGTTGCTTCTTCTTCTGTTAAACCTGTTTTTATATCAGTATCTAACTTATTTTCAATTTCTTTTATCTGACTACTCTCTCAACTATCCATTTTCTACCTCTAATAATCTAATTAAAGCATCATAACTTTCTTTAATATTTATTTTATCTAAATTTGAAACTTTAACAAACACATCATTTTGATCAAACTCTAAAGTTTCTTTTATTAATTTTTCGTTTTTTGCAATTTCATTTCTTTTTAATTTATCTAACTTTGTTCCAATCATTAATACTGGGATATCATTAGCTTTTAAAAAGTCATACATTTGAACATCATCATTTGTTGGTTTATGCCTTAAATCTACTAACATGCAAACAAGTTTAAGATTTTCTCTTGTTGTTAGATAATCCTCCATCATAATACCAAACTCAACTTTCATTGAATTAGAAATTTTAGCATAACCATATCCAGGTGCATCCACAAGTCTAAAGCTACTATTGTTAATATCAAAGAAATTTAATAATCTTGTTTTACCTGGTGTGTTAGCTACTTTAGCTAATTTTTTGTTATTTGCTAAAGTGTTAATAAAACTTGATTTACCAACATTACTTCTTCCTACAAAACAAACTTCTGGAATGTTATCTTCGATTCAACCAGACTTATTTGCTGCTGATTTAATAAATACGCTTTGTTTAAACATTTTACCTCCTAAATAAATTCTGTTTTCATTTTTAACTCAATTAAAAAGTCTTTTAATTCTCAATGATATGAAACTTTTATTATGTCATATCCTTCAATTTCTTTAACTTTAAAAATTATTTTTTTACGTTTAATATCATTTTTTATTTTTTCTATTTCTTCAAGACCAAAAACTTTATCTCATATAACTATTTTACTGTTCTTAACAACTACATATATTGATTTAATTTTAATTTGAATTAAAGTTATTCAAATAATTAGCATTATCATGTAGATTACACATATAATTGATTGTACTAATAACATTATGTTTGTAATAAATACTAAACAAATGATTGTGATAATAACAAATGCTAAACTAAATATCATTAGTGATATCAAATAACCAAGGCATATATATAGTAATTTTGAATTTTGAAAATATCTGCTATCTTGTTTAATCAATTTTTGAATTTGTTTAAAATATTTTCAATCTTTTATAGCAATGTAAAATGCATACGCCATTAAAATTAAACTTATTAATAGCGGAAATATAATTAATTTCATCTTACTCATTCTCCAATCTGAATTTTGAAATGATAGATTTCAGTTTTAGATCATTAGTTACAAAATATATTTCTTCATTTTTCGTTTTTAAGTAAATAGTTTTCAAATATTCACCGTTAAAATTTCAAACATAATTTTCAACTAATATAACATTATTAAATTTTATAATTTTAAATTCTGTGCCATTGTCTAAAACAATTCTTTTATTGCTTATATAAGTTAGCGTTTTTTCTAATTCGTTTTGTTTTCCTTTTATTTTAAAAAGAGAATAATTTTTTTTAAGATTTTTAATGTATTGATCATATTCATCATCAAATTCTTTTTTCTTATTTTTTTTATTTTCATTTTCATTAAAAGATACTTCTAATTCATCCACAAAATAAATGTTTTCATTTTCAGAAAGTTCAAATTTTGTTTTAATTGGTTTTAGTTTTCTAAGTATTTCGTCTTCTACTTTTTTATATTCAGCAATTTCTTTTAGATATTCATCATTAATTACTTTAAAAGGTTTGTGTTTAACTGAATAAACATATGACAAAATTCCAACAATTAAAAGTATTATTGCATATAAGATTATTATGCAAATTGCAATTATAAATTTTGAGTCCATTTTATTCTTCTTCAAAATCCATTTCATATTGTGATCAAATATCAATTAAATTAATTAATGATTCTGCTTTATTTAATATTTCTAAAAATTCATATTTTTTTTCATCATTTATAGTTCTATCAATTTTAAGTAAATTTATCATTAATTTACTTGCTTCTCTTAAATCATTTAAATTAGATTCTTCAAATGCTATTTTTAAAACTTTAATAAATTCATTTTCATTATCATAGACATTTTTAAATTTTGAAAGTGATTCACCATAA includes these proteins:
- the yihA gene encoding ribosome biogenesis GTP-binding protein YihA/YsxC, which produces MFKQSVFIKSAANKSGWIEDNIPEVCFVGRSNVGKSSFINTLANNKKLAKVANTPGKTRLLNFFDINNSSFRLVDAPGYGYAKISNSMKVEFGIMMEDYLTTRENLKLVCMLVDLRHKPTNDDVQMYDFLKANDIPVLMIGTKLDKLKRNEIAKNEKLIKETLEFDQNDVFVKVSNLDKINIKESYDALIRLLEVENG